The genomic DNA CAGTGCATAGCAGGTGCAACAAGTTCTCAAGGGGTGGGGGGCATCAGACCCTTTTGTCCCCTCTGCGGGCCTTTAAATTCTTTTTGTGGGCCCCTGCACCTTCTTCACTACTCTGGTGTTTATTTATCTACTCAGCTATGAGGACATTGTCCAGAAAAATGTGTTACTTGCCAAGAGGGATTGTATCTATTCAACCATTATTGCTCAGGTGTTTTGACTTGAAAGAACACCAATCACTGCCGAGGTAACAAAATGTAAGTTGATGTAAATTCAGAACCTCAGATTAGTCCGATTTTCAAGGCAAAAACTCATCGGATCGATTTGAAATCCTGAATCGATCTGATGTCCTGAATCCTACCCTAAATGCTGAAAGGGTTTTTTTCCATACAAGACAAGAAGTCTTGaggatgtatttttttaaagtttgatGTAGTTAAGGGTGTAATGAGGATTACAACTAAAGGTAGGccctgaatttaaggacaaaaTGATACAAATTTTGTTGACAACACCTCGGAAGGCTCTGAGTGCGGACTTGTGATGTATTTGGCATATATGatgaataaatatacatttattaaatcaaatcaatttaatttgtatATTCCAATAAAAAGCCTGCGATTCCATAGAAGAAGCGTCcctagttaaagggttctttgttgggcaaaatggGTTTTTCACAATTCACGCCTATGTCAGAGGGTTCCCCTATGGAATCAAGCCGAAAAGCCCTTTCAGAACCTTTTTTCTAAGAGTGCACCGTGCTTTTTACAGAGATCTGTCACAAacacgctttacagagtaacagaaggagAATTGAGCAAGAACCACACCTGAGCCCCAAAAAGCATGCAGTGAGGTTCATGAGTCATCATtctttgggagggggggtggggggtaatgGGGTCACCCAGTGCATTCTCTGGCAGACAGGTTCCCCTACAGTCAATGCCATGAGTCACTATAAcaatgtgttgtattcattaaaaaaatgttgcttTCAATATCGAAGAAGCTTTCGTGGGATTTCCTAGACAATAACAGAGCAGTTTTGCTGTAGCCTTGACAATGGATCAAATATTGTACAAAGATTTTCATAGgattttttgctttttcatcTTTTGCATTCCTGGACATAGAGGGTTACCTCAGTGCTTCCTCCTGCTATGCaccccacagtgtgtgtgtttaatcaacaggacctcctcacacacacacacacacacacacacacacacacacacacacacacacactcctcatttctctctctgcttcctgtGCTGAAATCTCACACCTGAGAAGAAACATCTTGAATTGCCGTTAATATCAAAGTCCTGCTCAAACCACACGGTGGAAATCTGTTTATTCTCCTCCAAACCACCACAAATCAAACCATTCCAAAATTCAAAACATCTCTGCTGGCTGAGAACCACTTCCAAGTACTTGTGGAATGCACTGGACTCTGggattgtttttctgtttctgtggttAGACTCAGAAAAgtactttttatttcttttttttcttttttttttacacagacaATTAACTTTAAATTGTGCAGTGCACATTTTATCATATTCCTTTGGATACGTAACTTCAGATAATCAGGTGATACACAATGTCCTGTCAGAATCAAGACAATTCAGAGAAAAACTAggaaaatctttaaaatatttgttccaTTGTCAAGGCTACAGCAAATCTGTCCTGTTATTGTCTAGGGAAATCCAATGAAAGCTTCTCAATATTGAAATCaacatttttatgaatgcaACACAATGTTTtattccttttaaaaaaacatgacattatttattatgaagAATCTGTCCTTATCCTTATGTCCATTATCATGGATTATCAGAaataaaaagtgcctaaaacggtacaaatgcttgttgctggggcggtaccataggtacataaaattgtaccccaagccagaaatatatcattaatttgtatttttttttgttctgaaagCACACTCATTTGTAtgcaaagagaacattactgtacattcaggGTATATTtcggaaatttgatccttgaacaaAAGGAAAATTTCTAAGAGCACAGCATAGCTCGCCCCAGCTCACCTCATTCCTGGAAttggctgtttttttgggggggtttttgtAGATTTGAGGTGTTTGGGGGACTGTCAGATTATGATGAACTGGTGGAATGTCACAGGAATGCCTCACTGTTGCATTGGATAGATTTGCATTGGCTAGATTTTCCCTGAGTGCATGCCCCTATACCAGTGGCTGTAATTGTTGATGGTCATCAGATACTTCTGTaggtatataatatataattattggGTGGCATGGGTGACTataaaaaacctgcaatggCTTTTTAGTAGCCTATATTTGCATTAGTATTCTGTGTACTGTTTGAATACAGTTTTTTTCTCCTTGAGTAATCAAACCAACGCTTCTGGCCAGGGAAAGGTCCCGGAGATCCAGGCAGAGGGTTGAGATCTGGACTTGAAGTTAAGGCGAGACGGGATCGCCCGCTGTAAAGTTCCGTATAGATGTGTCTGTTTCGTGCCGGAGACTCCACGCCATGAAACTTTAATGATTTGCGAGTTTAGTGCACAAAGAAAATTAATTAAGCTAGAGAAGGTGTTCTGGTTGGAGTGGTCTTCATTGCCAGCACAGGAGACATATCccaatatgaataaaaagaaaaacgaaTGAACCGTCCATTAATTATTTTCCGCAACTTTCATTTGTCAGTAGCCTACTATTTTCTTTATGCTTGACGCAATTTAAAGATGAAATTCGAATTTTGGGTAACGATATATGTAGCTtgtttattttgatatattattattatatatctgTCGAATGACGTTCTaggatgtacagtacagtgttttTTGCGCAACAGCAGGTCACTTCTTTCAAGCGAAGAACCCGTTATTTCTGTTAAGATGAAAATAGGCGAAGCGTATTAGGTATTCCAACCCGCTTACAAGACGAAAGTTCTGTTTTACCACAACTATGGTAATACTTATTcgcacaaaataaatgtagaaaCCACTATATTATTcaaacattattaaaaatgtgtataACAATATTTGAAGTGGCAAGTGAACGAAGATATTTTAACCGACTGAATAAATGATTGACATACGAGTAGAcgctctctctgattggctgcagccTTCTCTCCTTCACGCAGCTCTTCGTGTGCGCGAAGTTGCAAGTTTATTGGAGCCAGCGGAGTGGGACGGGGTCGCTGTGTGAATAACCCCGGAGAAACCTGCGCATTTACCCAGAAAAACTGCCGCAGGCTCAGCCCAGGGCGCTGATACCGACTCAACCGGCATTCCTGTTCGTTCTCTGCGGACTGCTCcgcttttttttgtgattttgcGCCAGGcgatctctctccttctgcagAAATGAAGCGTTTTCCCCTGCTGCGCATGTGGAGGCTCGAATCCCTGGCTTTGGTCTTGTCTCTGGTCACCGCGCACAGCCAGGCTTCGGGGTACGGGACCCCGGGCTGGAAACTGGACGGGTACAGCAGCGGGCGCGACTACGCCAGGCCCCTGGAGTGCGTGGACATCCCGAAGGACCTGCAGCTGTGCCAGGGCGTGGGCTACAGCCAGATGCTGCTGCCCAAcctgctggagcaggagagCCTGGCAGAGGTGCGGCTGCAGGCGGGCAGCTGGGTGCCCCTGGTGCTGAAGGGCTGCCACCCGGGCACCCAGGTCCTGCTGTGCTCCCTGTTCGCCCCTGTGTGCCTGGAGAGGCCCGTGCCGCCCTGCCGCTGGCTGTGCGAGGCCGTGAGGGACGGATGCCTGCCCGTGCTGGAGGGCTTCGGGTACCCCTGGCCCGACATGCTCGCCTGCGACAAGTTCCCCCAGGACGACGTCTGCATCCTCAACACCACAGGCAACGGCACCCAGACCAGCTTCACCGGTGagctcttcctcctcatcctcctcatccttcacttcccccccctcttcctcctctcccccacactctcagaaataaagtgacagtggaggtacattttcatTCTTCAATGATCACATTAAAAGTACAGTTATGTTTTCTCTGGGTAAAAAAGACCCAGAAAAACggtaaaaaaggtacaaattaattataaatcGCTGGCTAGGGCTAGGGGTACATTTTAGGTGCCAGTGGCaagaatttgtacctttttaggcacattTTGTAACACTTGTGGCCAgcaacccaaacgcagaccagaGTATTCCAAAAAACTTTGTCTTCATTCAGTCCAAGGGTcaaagccaggtaatcagaTAGACCCAGTGCCAAATCGAGAAGCAGAagggaaatcacaaaaacagtccataggtcaaaatccaggagatcagaaaggcagaggtacagagtcGTAAACAAAGTGaggatcaaaaaccaaaaatcacaGGCAACCAAAACAGAAGGCAATAAGCAAAACTCGATGTCAGGCAAAAGGGTGTCTCAGCAATCTCAAAAATTAcaggcttacacaaaatcggcTCTGAACTTATGACCAACGTTCTGACAAATGTAGAGACTCAGACTGGGGCTTATATACACAGGGGAGTGAGACAacctaggtggggcatgggagtgagggcggtctaacaaatagacatcaggtgagacacatgaaagggcaatcatacaataatTGTGGGAGGAATGAAGACgcaggactggattcacatagactaacatgtaatacaaacggctccggattagggagtagacaattgcacagacttAAGCAATGCAGTGATAGTTAGAGAACAGGTGCGAACACCTCACGGAATTAAGGCAGGAAatttagagatagaacagggaggaggAGCTACAGAGAAGTGCAGAAATAGGGAGAATGTTAATATGTcagttacgtgattaaactataaatacctAAAAATAGTGAATGTTAGTTAATTAGATGAACATATTAGtctgttaatataattagtactgtacaaattctatgttagtagTTATTAGTAGATTACTGCtttctacaaacatgaatggagagaaagcgggTAGCAAGTAAAGTGAAACGGAGAAGGTATcatgggaaaccggaaaattccgaaagcacccgaatagtgaatcacgcagacagggtagtgactcgggctcagaactacataaagacacagacatcacaggggaagatgagtgcaatgaacaatgaaagtaaatggaaaccggacatgaaatatgaaaaataataaagttacaaaaacacagaataaactaacagacagaatacAGGATATTACACTTTTTGTACCCTTATTTTT from Conger conger chromosome 12, fConCon1.1, whole genome shotgun sequence includes the following:
- the LOC133142452 gene encoding secreted frizzled-related protein 1-like — encoded protein: MKRFPLLRMWRLESLALVLSLVTAHSQASGYGTPGWKLDGYSSGRDYARPLECVDIPKDLQLCQGVGYSQMLLPNLLEQESLAEVRLQAGSWVPLVLKGCHPGTQVLLCSLFAPVCLERPVPPCRWLCEAVRDGCLPVLEGFGYPWPDMLACDKFPQDDVCILNTTGNGTQTSFTGPSPICPSCDTENKMEVILEHLCASDFALKAQVKEVRREGSGLRVLLEKRRRLLRKGSLRKRDLKRLELLLQEGAHCPCPQLERLGLPYLLTGVRGGQQPLLTGIHAWDRTSAPFRRALRAYRRNQCPPSQTGSK